In one Cellulomonas sp. JZ18 genomic region, the following are encoded:
- a CDS encoding tetratricopeptide repeat protein, translated as MSQQSPQPRPRLDVRGAVDLSALARPATPPPGAPGGLPVATSWVRDVDQSTFGDVVQASTQHPVVVALWASWSEVSQQVVADLAALADEDGGRWLLARVDAEANPQVAAAFQAQSVPTVVAVLAGQPLPLFQGAYPREQVRAVLDQLLAAAEANGITGRVAPADATAAPQPEPEPALPPLHQAAYDAIERDDLPAARQAYEQALRENPRDDLARAGLAQVGLMERTAGLDLRTVREAAAADPADVDAQLAVADLDVYGGAVEDAFARLVDVVRRTRGDERERVRQRLVELFEVVGPEDPRVAAARRALASALY; from the coding sequence ATGTCGCAGCAGTCGCCCCAGCCGCGCCCGCGGCTGGACGTGCGTGGTGCCGTCGACCTGTCCGCCCTGGCACGTCCCGCCACGCCGCCGCCGGGAGCCCCCGGTGGTCTGCCGGTGGCCACGTCGTGGGTGCGGGACGTCGACCAGTCCACCTTCGGCGACGTCGTCCAGGCCTCGACGCAGCACCCCGTGGTCGTCGCCCTCTGGGCGTCCTGGAGCGAGGTGAGCCAGCAGGTTGTCGCCGACCTCGCCGCGCTCGCCGACGAGGACGGGGGCCGGTGGCTGCTCGCGCGTGTCGACGCCGAGGCCAACCCGCAGGTCGCCGCGGCCTTCCAGGCGCAGTCCGTGCCGACGGTCGTCGCGGTGCTCGCCGGGCAGCCGCTGCCGCTGTTCCAGGGCGCCTACCCGCGCGAGCAGGTCCGCGCGGTGCTGGACCAGCTGCTCGCCGCGGCCGAGGCCAACGGCATCACGGGCCGGGTGGCACCGGCCGACGCGACCGCGGCGCCGCAGCCCGAGCCCGAGCCGGCGCTCCCGCCGCTGCACCAGGCCGCGTACGACGCGATCGAGCGGGACGACCTCCCGGCCGCGCGCCAGGCGTACGAGCAGGCGCTGCGCGAGAACCCCCGTGACGACCTGGCACGCGCCGGGCTCGCGCAGGTCGGCCTCATGGAGCGCACGGCGGGGCTGGACCTGCGGACGGTCCGCGAGGCGGCCGCCGCCGACCCGGCGGACGTGGACGCGCAGCTGGCCGTCGCCGACCTCGACGTCTACGGGGGCGCCGTGGAGGACGCGTTCGCCCGGCTCGTCGACGTCGTGCGCCGCACGCGCGGCGACGAGCGCGAGCGGGTCCGCCAGCGCCTCGTCGAGCTCTTCGAGGTGGTCGGGCCGGAGGACCCGCGGGTGGCCGCGGCGCGGCGGGCGCTGGCGTCGGCGCTGTACTGA
- a CDS encoding alpha/beta fold hydrolase, producing the protein MPGTPIVLLHGFPLDHRMWTDVAARLGGERRVLLPEIPTSADRLAEVGPTLDDAADRIADQLAAAGVRRAVVAGLSMGGYVALALLDRHPDLVAGLALVDTKATADAPEARERRLAVAAEVERSGTVDAVRGMVGSVLGETTRTARPEVGERVAAWIDAQPPARVAWSQRAMAARVDRTEVLRRYRGPVTVVVGDEDTVTGVDAAEELARVADAQLVVVPRVGHLSAVEDPGSVAAALAELAQRVDRG; encoded by the coding sequence ATGCCCGGCACCCCGATCGTCCTGCTGCACGGATTCCCGCTCGACCACCGCATGTGGACCGACGTCGCGGCGCGGCTCGGCGGCGAGCGCCGCGTGCTGCTGCCCGAGATCCCCACGTCCGCGGACCGGCTCGCCGAGGTGGGCCCGACGCTCGACGACGCGGCCGACCGCATCGCCGACCAGCTCGCCGCGGCGGGCGTGCGCCGCGCCGTCGTCGCCGGGCTGTCGATGGGGGGCTACGTCGCCCTCGCGCTGCTCGACCGGCACCCGGACCTCGTCGCCGGCCTCGCGCTCGTCGACACCAAGGCCACCGCGGACGCGCCCGAGGCGCGCGAGCGCCGGCTGGCCGTCGCCGCCGAGGTCGAGCGCTCCGGGACCGTCGACGCCGTGCGCGGCATGGTCGGCAGCGTGCTCGGGGAGACGACGCGGACCGCGCGCCCGGAGGTCGGCGAGCGCGTGGCGGCCTGGATCGACGCGCAGCCCCCGGCCCGCGTGGCCTGGAGCCAGCGCGCCATGGCGGCACGCGTCGACCGCACGGAGGTGCTGCGGCGCTACCGCGGTCCCGTCACGGTGGTCGTCGGCGACGAGGACACCGTGACCGGGGTGGACGCGGCCGAGGAGCTCGCGCGGGTCGCGGACGCCCAGCTCGTCGTGGTGCCGCGCGTCGGGCACCTGTCGGCGGTCGAGGACCCCGGGTCGGTCGCGGCCGCCCTGGCCGAGCTCGCGCAGCGCGTCGACCGGGGCTGA
- a CDS encoding HAD family hydrolase, with translation MTSRGPAVPAGRAASPRPPAIVASDLDGTLLAPDGTVTPRTVDALAACDEAGVVVVFVTARPHRWLTELAAHVAGHGVAICANGASVVDVGAQRVLEEHGMERARVAAVAARLRAVWGAHVHLAAESARGFAAEHGFASAHEQPPGSPVAARVEDVADPVTLKLLVRTSGPAHPGGPDGFVADLQRAVGDLAHVSTSVTGAGAALLGEVAAPGVTKAATLARWAAGRGVDPADVWAVGDAPNDLPMLTWAGRSFAVANAHPQVRAAVDEVVPSHAEDGVAQLLERAAALARRVAPRPRR, from the coding sequence ATGACGTCGCGCGGCCCGGCCGTGCCGGCGGGACGGGCGGCGTCGCCGCGGCCGCCCGCGATCGTCGCGAGCGACCTCGACGGGACGCTCCTCGCACCGGACGGCACCGTGACGCCCCGCACCGTCGACGCGCTGGCGGCGTGCGACGAGGCCGGTGTCGTCGTCGTCTTCGTCACCGCGCGACCGCACCGCTGGCTCACCGAGCTCGCCGCCCACGTCGCCGGCCACGGCGTCGCGATCTGCGCCAACGGCGCGTCGGTCGTCGACGTCGGCGCGCAGCGCGTGCTCGAGGAGCACGGCATGGAGCGTGCGCGCGTCGCGGCGGTCGCCGCACGGCTGCGGGCGGTCTGGGGGGCGCACGTGCACCTCGCCGCCGAGAGCGCGCGCGGCTTCGCCGCCGAGCACGGCTTCGCGTCCGCGCACGAGCAGCCCCCCGGCAGCCCCGTCGCCGCCCGCGTCGAGGACGTCGCCGACCCGGTGACGCTCAAGCTCCTGGTCCGCACGAGCGGCCCCGCGCACCCCGGCGGGCCGGACGGGTTCGTCGCGGACCTGCAGAGGGCCGTCGGCGACCTCGCCCACGTGTCGACGTCCGTGACGGGCGCCGGGGCCGCGCTGCTGGGGGAGGTCGCCGCCCCGGGCGTCACGAAGGCCGCGACCCTCGCCCGGTGGGCCGCGGGCCGCGGCGTCGACCCGGCGGACGTGTGGGCCGTCGGCGACGCGCCCAACGACCTGCCGATGCTCACGTGGGCCGGCCGCTCCTTCGCCGTGGCGAACGCGCACCCGCAGGTGCGCGCCGCCGTCGACGAGGTCGTCCCCTCGCACGCCGAGGACGGCGTCGCACAGCTGCTCGAGCGCGCGGCCGCGCTCGCCCGTCGCGTCGCGCCGCGACCGCGTCGTTAG
- a CDS encoding GH1 family beta-glucosidase, which translates to MIETTRPSGRPFPADFLWGSATASYQVEGAAHEGGRGPSIWDTFSRTPGKVLNGDTGDVAVDHYHRLEQDVAIMADLGLQAYRFSIAWPRIQPTGASGEANAEGLAFYTELVDRLLAAGIKPVVTLYHWDLPQALEDAGGWTNRETAYRFEEYTRVVARALGDKVHLWTTLNEPWCSSFLGYGSGVHAPGVQDAAAALAAVHHLNLAHGLAVRALREELGADTPVSVTLNLHVTRAASDDPEDVDAKQQIDTIANEVFVGPMLQGAYPERVFADTASISDWSFVQDGDLEIIHQPLTVLGVNYYSTGRVKRGTPPKGDGSPGPDGHRSSEVSAWVGADRVEWLPQPGPHTAMGWNIEPQGLVDLLLELHERFPGLPLAVTENGAAFYDTVSEDGRVHDPDRVAYLHDHIDAVGEARDKGVDVRGYFVWSLFDNFEWAYGYDRRFGVVHVDYDTQVRTVKDSGRWYRELVRTGVIPTPGSAATL; encoded by the coding sequence ATGATCGAGACCACGCGGCCGTCCGGCCGCCCGTTCCCCGCGGACTTCCTCTGGGGCTCCGCCACCGCCTCCTACCAGGTCGAGGGCGCGGCGCACGAGGGCGGGCGCGGCCCGTCCATCTGGGACACGTTCTCCCGCACCCCCGGCAAGGTCCTCAACGGCGACACGGGCGACGTCGCCGTCGACCACTACCACCGCCTCGAGCAGGACGTCGCGATCATGGCCGACCTCGGCCTGCAGGCGTACCGCTTCTCCATCGCCTGGCCGCGCATCCAGCCGACCGGCGCCTCCGGCGAGGCGAACGCCGAGGGTCTGGCGTTCTACACCGAGCTCGTCGACCGCCTCCTCGCGGCCGGCATCAAGCCCGTGGTCACGCTCTACCACTGGGACCTGCCGCAGGCGCTCGAGGACGCGGGCGGCTGGACCAACCGCGAGACCGCCTACCGGTTCGAGGAGTACACCCGCGTCGTCGCGCGTGCCCTCGGCGACAAGGTCCACCTGTGGACGACGCTCAACGAGCCGTGGTGCTCGTCGTTCCTCGGCTACGGCTCGGGCGTGCACGCGCCCGGCGTGCAGGACGCGGCCGCCGCGCTCGCGGCCGTGCACCACCTCAACCTCGCCCACGGCCTGGCGGTCCGTGCCCTGCGCGAGGAGCTCGGTGCGGACACGCCCGTCTCCGTCACGCTCAACCTGCACGTCACGCGCGCCGCGTCCGACGACCCCGAGGACGTCGACGCCAAGCAGCAGATCGACACCATCGCCAACGAGGTCTTCGTCGGCCCCATGCTCCAGGGCGCCTACCCGGAGCGCGTCTTCGCCGACACCGCGTCGATCAGCGACTGGTCGTTCGTGCAGGACGGCGACCTCGAGATCATCCACCAGCCCCTCACGGTGCTGGGCGTCAACTACTACTCGACCGGCCGCGTCAAGCGCGGCACCCCGCCGAAGGGCGACGGCTCGCCGGGGCCCGACGGGCACCGGTCGTCGGAGGTCAGCGCCTGGGTCGGCGCCGACCGCGTCGAGTGGCTGCCGCAGCCCGGCCCGCACACCGCGATGGGGTGGAACATCGAGCCGCAGGGTCTCGTCGACCTGCTCCTCGAGCTGCACGAGCGCTTCCCGGGGCTGCCGCTGGCCGTGACGGAGAACGGCGCCGCGTTCTACGACACCGTCTCCGAGGACGGCCGCGTGCACGACCCGGACCGCGTCGCCTACCTGCACGACCACATCGACGCCGTCGGCGAGGCCCGCGACAAGGGCGTGGACGTGCGCGGCTACTTCGTCTGGTCCCTGTTCGACAACTTCGAGTGGGCGTACGGCTACGACCGTCGCTTCGGCGTCGTGCACGTCGACTACGACACGCAGGTGCGCACCGTGAAGGACTCGGGCCGCTGGTACCGCGAGCTCGTCCGCACGGGCGTCATCCCGACCCCGGGGTCCGCGGCGACCCTCTGA
- the yicI gene encoding alpha-xylosidase → MKFTDGYWQLLPGVTELRPRHVDDVVAGDDTLTVYASTAPITSRGDTLNRPLVTVTFHSPMDGVVGVTIEHFQGGLDRGPSFALRREVGDVKIATPQLTGAPVATFRSGGLEARVATEGDWHVEFVADGRTLTSSVARSVGVLSDADGRHFVREQLTMGVGEHLYGLGERFGALVKNGQTVDIWNADGGTASDQAYKNVPLYVSDAGYGVFVDQPERVSFEIGTEVVSRAQFSVEGQSLTYYVIAGPTPKDVLRRYTALTGRPARVPDWSYGLWLSTSFTTSYDEATVTHFVDGMAERDLPLSVFHFDCFWMRQFHWSDFVWDPATFPDPEGMLRRLKDRGLRICVWINPYVAQRSVLFAEGKRLGYLVKNPDGSVWQWNMWQAGMALVDFTNPDAVAWYQGKLRTLLDQGVDCFKTDFGERIPTDVVWHDGSDPQRMHNYYTHLYNQAVFELLVAERGEGEAVLFARSATAGGQQFPVHWGGDCESTFVSMAESLRGGLSLAMSGFGFWSHDIGGFEGTPDAAVFKRWLAFGLLSSHSRLHGSSSYRVPWAFDDEAVEVTRAFTRLKLSLMPYLAQAGLEAHTDGVPVMRPMVLEFPDDRGAATVDTQYMLGPSLLVAPVFSADGDVDVYVPEGTWTSLLTGGQVTGPRWVRERHGFDSLPLYVRPGTVLPVGARTDRPDYDFADGVTLHLYALPDGHRSTTHVPGPGGARGAVFTVTRAGDRVRVEASGARSPWAVQVHGGARADAAAGQDAVEVAL, encoded by the coding sequence ATGAAGTTCACCGACGGTTACTGGCAGCTGCTCCCCGGGGTCACCGAGCTGCGCCCGCGCCACGTCGACGACGTCGTCGCGGGGGACGACACCCTCACGGTGTACGCGTCCACCGCGCCGATCACCTCGCGCGGCGACACGCTCAACCGCCCGCTCGTCACCGTGACGTTCCACAGCCCGATGGACGGGGTCGTCGGCGTGACGATCGAGCACTTCCAGGGCGGGCTCGACCGGGGCCCGTCGTTCGCGCTGCGGCGCGAGGTGGGCGACGTCAAGATCGCGACGCCGCAGCTGACGGGCGCTCCCGTCGCGACCTTCCGCTCCGGCGGGCTCGAGGCGCGCGTCGCGACCGAGGGGGACTGGCACGTCGAGTTCGTCGCGGACGGGCGCACCCTCACCTCGTCGGTCGCGCGCAGCGTCGGCGTCCTCAGCGACGCGGACGGGCGGCACTTCGTCCGCGAGCAGCTGACGATGGGTGTCGGCGAGCACCTGTACGGGCTGGGGGAGCGCTTCGGCGCCCTGGTGAAGAACGGCCAGACCGTCGACATCTGGAACGCCGACGGCGGCACCGCGAGCGACCAGGCGTACAAGAACGTGCCGCTGTACGTGAGCGACGCGGGCTACGGCGTGTTCGTCGACCAGCCCGAGCGCGTCTCGTTCGAGATCGGCACCGAGGTCGTCTCGCGCGCGCAGTTCTCCGTCGAGGGGCAGTCGCTGACCTACTACGTCATCGCTGGGCCGACGCCCAAGGACGTCCTGCGCCGCTACACCGCGCTCACCGGCCGGCCCGCCCGGGTGCCGGACTGGTCGTACGGGCTGTGGCTGTCGACGTCGTTCACGACGAGCTACGACGAGGCGACCGTCACGCACTTCGTCGACGGCATGGCCGAGCGGGACCTGCCGCTGTCGGTGTTCCACTTCGACTGCTTCTGGATGCGGCAGTTCCACTGGAGCGACTTCGTGTGGGACCCCGCGACCTTCCCGGACCCGGAGGGGATGCTGCGGCGCCTCAAGGACCGGGGCCTGCGCATCTGCGTGTGGATCAACCCGTACGTCGCCCAGCGCTCCGTGCTCTTCGCCGAGGGCAAGCGCCTGGGCTACCTCGTGAAGAACCCGGACGGCTCGGTCTGGCAGTGGAACATGTGGCAGGCCGGCATGGCGCTCGTGGACTTCACGAACCCCGACGCGGTCGCCTGGTACCAGGGCAAGCTGCGCACGCTGCTCGACCAGGGCGTCGACTGCTTCAAGACCGACTTCGGCGAGCGCATCCCCACCGACGTGGTGTGGCACGACGGGTCGGACCCGCAGCGCATGCACAACTACTACACGCACCTGTACAACCAGGCGGTGTTCGAGCTGCTCGTCGCCGAGCGGGGCGAGGGCGAGGCGGTCCTGTTCGCTCGCTCCGCCACGGCCGGCGGGCAGCAGTTCCCCGTGCACTGGGGCGGGGACTGCGAGTCGACGTTCGTCTCGATGGCGGAGTCGCTGCGCGGCGGTCTGTCGCTCGCGATGTCGGGGTTCGGGTTCTGGAGCCACGACATCGGGGGCTTCGAGGGGACGCCCGACGCCGCCGTGTTCAAGCGCTGGCTGGCGTTCGGCCTGCTCTCGTCGCACAGCCGCCTGCACGGGTCGAGCTCCTACCGCGTGCCGTGGGCGTTCGACGACGAGGCGGTCGAGGTGACCCGGGCGTTCACGCGCCTCAAGCTCTCGCTCATGCCGTACCTCGCGCAGGCGGGGCTCGAGGCGCACACCGACGGTGTGCCGGTCATGCGCCCGATGGTCCTGGAGTTCCCGGACGACCGGGGCGCGGCGACCGTCGACACGCAGTACATGCTGGGGCCGTCGCTCCTGGTGGCGCCCGTCTTCTCCGCCGACGGCGACGTCGACGTGTACGTCCCGGAGGGCACCTGGACGTCCCTCCTGACGGGCGGGCAGGTGACCGGGCCGCGCTGGGTGCGCGAGCGGCACGGGTTCGACTCCCTGCCGCTGTACGTGCGTCCGGGCACCGTGCTGCCGGTGGGCGCGCGGACGGACCGGCCGGACTACGACTTCGCGGACGGGGTGACGCTGCACCTGTACGCGCTGCCCGACGGGCACCGGTCGACGACGCACGTGCCCGGCCCGGGTGGTGCCCGCGGCGCCGTCTTCACGGTCACGCGCGCGGGCGACCGCGTGCGCGTCGAGGCGTCCGGGGCGAGGAGCCCCTGGGCGGTGCAGGTGCACGGCGGTGCACGGGCGGACGCGGCCGCGGGTCAGGACGCGGTCGAGGTCGCGCTCTGA